A region of the Emcibacteraceae bacterium genome:
TTTTAACGGTAACCTGCAAAAGACCTTCTTTTGTATCCTGATAGGCTTTCTGATAATCTGTTAAAGCCGTAAGCTTGACATCTTTCTGTGCCTGCTCATTATTGTCACTGAAAAATATATTTACAGTATGCTCTGTTACTTTCAAATATTGCGCCAGCAGGACAGTACACTCTTCATTGTCTATTTCATCGGCACTTTGTGATAAATTATAAATCTCGTTGGAAAGCCGTGTCACGTCTTCCAGATAACGTGACGTTCTTATGGTGGAGGTTAATTCCTCAGCCTGTTCGCGAGCCATATTTTCCATGCTCAGATTAGTCGCAAATTCATTTATTGTTCTGCCCAATGAAAAAATGGCATCTGCATGTCTTTTTACAATCCCTGCCGATTTGCTTCTGCCGGCAATAGCCATAAGCACCAGTTCGCAGGACAGATTATAAAGCCTGTCCAGTTCGTTCCAGATTGCCGCAATTGCCAGTACGGGAGTCTGTTTTACTGTTTTATCAAGAAACTGCGGATGGCTCAGGCTTTCTTCCTGTGTGACAAACATTTTTTCGGCAATATTTCCAATCCTGCGACTGAAGGGAACCAGCAGAATAACACCCACCAGATTAAAGGACGTATGAAATAAGGCCAGAAACGGAGCCGGCTGGTCCTTAACGCCAATCATATGACCCAGTTCCGCCACGCCCCAGATGAACAGCGGCAGCATGGCAAGGGCTATAATCCCTGTTATGACATTGAAGGCAACATGGCAGACGGCAACACGTCTTGCGTTGGCGGTCGCATGCATAGTGGCAAAGACGGTGGTGGTCGTGGTCCCTATATTGGCACCTATTACCGCAGCAGCCGCAAGATTAACCCCGAGAACTCCTTCACTTACTGCTGTCAGGATAATCGCTATTGCCGCGCTTGAGGATTGGGTAAAAGCGGTCAGGATAAAACCGAAAAGAACAAATACCCATGTGCTCGTAATCTCATTGGCCCGGAAAATTTCCGTCCCAAAAGTATCGGATATACCCGAAAAGGCAGACTTCAGGATGGAAAGCGCCAGAAAGAAAAGCCCAAGACCAAGCATAAAATGACTTAGCCCCTGATATCGTTTACCAGTAGAGGCATAATGGAAAAGCGCCCCGAATGCCAGAAGCGGCATGGCAAGGGCTTCAATATTAAATCCGAAACCAATAATGCTGACCAGCCAGCCGGTGATGGTTGTACCGAGGTTGGCACCAAAAACCACCCCAATCGCCTGTTGCAATGTCAGAATCCCGGCATTGACAAAACCGATCGTCGCCACCGTCACCGCGCTTGAGGACTGAACAAAGCCGGTGATCAGCGCGCCTGAAATAACCCCCCTGTAAACATTTGACGTCCAGTGCTGCAAAATTGATTTCAGGGCATTTCCGGCAAATAATTTAAGACCGTCGGTCATC
Encoded here:
- a CDS encoding Na/Pi symporter; translated protein: MILEIIINTAGGLALFMMAMTMMTDGLKLFAGNALKSILQHWTSNVYRGVISGALITGFVQSSSAVTVATIGFVNAGILTLQQAIGVVFGANLGTTITGWLVSIIGFGFNIEALAMPLLAFGALFHYASTGKRYQGLSHFMLGLGLFFLALSILKSAFSGISDTFGTEIFRANEITSTWVFVLFGFILTAFTQSSSAAIAIILTAVSEGVLGVNLAAAAVIGANIGTTTTTVFATMHATANARRVAVCHVAFNVITGIIALAMLPLFIWGVAELGHMIGVKDQPAPFLALFHTSFNLVGVILLVPFSRRIGNIAEKMFVTQEESLSHPQFLDKTVKQTPVLAIAAIWNELDRLYNLSCELVLMAIAGRSKSAGIVKRHADAIFSLGRTINEFATNLSMENMAREQAEELTSTIRTSRYLEDVTRLSNEIYNLSQSADEIDNEECTVLLAQYLKVTEHTVNIFFSDNNEQAQKDVKLTALTDYQKAYQDTKEGLLQVTVKRHLSVDQIDELLDSLSHSRRLIQQLLKADSRIHKIRNGETTDQKDQETNEEDRGDDETVSEVDET